agCACACTGCTAAAGTCACCCTTCGCCCTCCGAACACACTGAGAGTGCCATGTGAATGCCACAGCTGAGCTCCCACCTCAGCCcaaacctggagctgctcccggcagaggtggcagctgtgggtttgggttttggacACCAGCAtgagtttgttattttcttgAAGTCTAAGGTGCGACTCGGCCGATTTaatcctgctccagcctcagcgtggggctgggcacaggaggCAGTGAGGGCTCCCAGCCCaagctcagggagctgggaccACAAGCCCGTGGAGATGGCTCAGTGTCACCCTTCCTGAGGGTCCCCACACTCACTCCAGGTGAAAGCAGATGTTTCCTTTCCCCTGTGCATGGTGACAGCCTGATGgtgccacagcagagcacaTCTGTCACCCACACCCCAGCGAGACCCTCCCCCTGCCATCAGCTGTGACACAGGGAACAGCCCGAGCCAAGGCCcaggctccctgcagagctgggaagagtCAAACAGACACCCTGCGGTGGTGGAGGACAGCTGGATGTGTCCCCTTTTCCAACAGCCACCGGCAGCAGCCAGCGCTCCCCAGCTGAGGCTGAGAGGCTCCTTCAGGGGAGGGAACAGCTGCCTGAGGGCCCCACTGTCCCCTCTCTGCCTCCCACCCCAACCCTGGAGCCAGGGCATGAAGAAAGGGCCAGTGCCTGGTGTTTCTGCCCCACACAACAGCATCTGCTCAggtccagctgcagccccgagGGCCAAAAGCAGCTCCTACTCCATGTGGCCTTGGGAGGAATGGTGCAGGTGGATACAGCTGGACCACAAAGCTCCTTtcatccctctccttcccccacagGGCGCAGCAGAACAACCCCAGGATCAGCTGCTGTCAGGCCAAACCCAGACCAGGTGCTTTATTcacttcatatttatttttcacaaagaCTGTACAAAATTCTTATAAAACTCTGGTGTGGGGATGGGCTATGACATTGATCCAAAAAATAATTCCCATGCAGTCCCACCAGTTCCATAACTTACAAGGAAACAGATAAGCTACAGAGAGCTGCGAGTCCTGGAGTATTTACACCGAGGAGGGCAGGAACAGGAGACTAAGCAACACAGGACGAGAGGTATTTACAGCACGGACACACGGGCCCCCCTCGCCTCACGGGAACGGCAGCAGCGACAGCAGGTCAGGCCCTGGTGCTCCTAGGCCGACAGAGAATCTGGGCTATTTACAGTATCTCACATATTAACAGCTTTACAAACGTGTCCAGGAAGTTCATCtcatgtatattaaaaaaaaaagcaccaagtGTCTGAATAGAAATCACACAGGCCTCCACGGGGGCTAGAATCCGAGGGCTGGCTGGCACCTGTGGCGTCACCGGCTGATGTCCCGGCTCGAGTCCCACATTTTTGTGCTGGGCTCCATGCCTAGCATGTCAAAGAAGGGGTGCTTGAGGGCCTCAGCCAGGGTGACACGCTTGGAGGGCTCGTACTCCAGCATGCTCTCGATGAGGTCGAACAGGCGGTGATGGTCCTCGGCCTCTGAGGTCAGGTATCGCTGCCAGGTGGAGGGGGAAGGTGAGGCTCAAGGAGGCTACACCCTGCCCTAGGACGTTCCTGGGGCTCAGGGATGTTCCCTGGTTTGTTCACACCATCACTcagcctgcagctgagctctgcactcCTCTATCCAGAACTGACAGATTTTCCCACACCCTCCCTTCCCCAGACACTTCCTGAACTTTCCGTTGCCCTCCACTTCAGATTaaactcaggctgctgcagcctcctaTTGCTGGGACAGCCAAGGCTCCCTTCAAACCACCCTTCTGCTGGCCCCAGCTTGCCCAGACGGAGAAGCTGAGGAGGGGCCAAGCTGCCTTACCCGCAGCGGTTTGCAGTTCTCCCGAACGTAGCGTCCAGCTGAGGTGTTCTCGTCCCAGTCCAGGCGGCCGTggtagaaatatttctgtttcctgtcACAGTAAAACGTGGCAGAGGTTAcacctgagcccagcacagcctgcagcagcagcagggtgccAGCCAAGGTGGGACACGGCTGGTTGGCTCCAAAGTGGGATCTCCCCCAGGGAGAAGCAGTGCCCgtggagcaggagggctggcacacctgcagggcccagctggCCTTGCTCACCTTGTCTTCCGGACCATTCGAGAAGGAATTGGCCCCAAAATCCTCTCCATCATGGCCAGGTGCTCCCGGTTGTCGTGTGTCTGGGAGAGAGAAATGTAAAGGGAAGGCATGGAATAGAGATTCCAGTGgttctgcctccagctctgggtaTTCCCGCACCCAGAACCCCTTCCTGGCCAACACCTTGGGTGTCTCTGCAGGACTGAGTGATGGAGGGACCCCCATCAGTCTCAGGGAAGCAGCCAGCATCCTCTCACCAGTTGGGAAGTACCCACACAACACAGTTCTCACCTGGAAGAGGGTGAAACCCACATAATACTCAAAGATGATGCAGCCAATACTCCACACATcacagggctggctccagccaAGCTCTGAAAAACAATGTTCTTTAAATAAATGATCCAGTTACAACCCAAGAGTCCAAAtccctctttcttttaaaaactaataactaataaaaataaactaacaTCCTATTCCAGCCAGgctcctggtgctctgctggTAATATactgcccagctggcagcactgccaaacCACCAGCTGATGGTGGATCAAGGAATctgcaaggctggaaaagaccttcaagatcaccAACTCCAACCTGTgaccaatccccaccttgtcacccagtCCAGGACACTGAGTGCCACATTGAGccattccttggacacctccagggatggggactccaaacctccctgagcagccccttccaatgcccaaccaccctttccaggaagaaattcctcctgatgtccaaccctggcacagcttgaggcctttttttcttgtcctgtcccttgctCCCTGGGCTCAGAGCCCAAGCCCCCATGAGGAAGCTGTGGTGAGTGACAGGGTCtcccctgaacctccttttctccaggtggAATAAACCCAGAATAATGACAGGGCTGTAACCATGGCCTTCCCAGgaaacagcactgcagagctgttaAATCAAGCCCTTCCCATCTCCCAGGGCAAACCCAGAAAGGTCCCGAACGATGTGGAAGCCAAACGctctccagctcagctgggtacaaggggcacagctgccctggcagaCGCAGTGGCACCTTACCCAGGATGACTTCAGGGGCCCGGTAGTGCCTGGTGGAGACGATGGTGCTGTGATGCTCATGGTCGAAGGTGGCACTGCCAAAGTCCACCACCCTGATGGCCGTGCTCTTCACGCTCCTCTCATCCCGCTTCTGCAGGGGGGACAATGGCATCCAtcacctggcagctccagcccctgccttACACAGCTGAGGGCACCACGGGAGGGGAAAGCTTtggcagccccacagctcagccccaaaCAAGCTCCCACCACCAGCCAGCTACACCTGGGGTCACCACAGCCCActcagcactgcctggcagATCATGCCAAGCCCTGAAGGACTGCATGGAGCCCACagtccctggggctgtgcctgatTCCCCTGGCAAGGCCAGGGACACCAAGAGGAGAGCCAAGTGAGGCAGCGTGTTACCTTTTCCAGGTTGTAGGAGAGCTCGTAGTCAGAGTTCACGAAGAGGATGTTCTCTGGCTTGAGGTCAGTGTGGGTGAGTTTATTGTCATGCAGAACTGAGGGAGCAAAGACAGTCTGGGTGAGGGGAGAGAACAAGGCTGCATCCCCCCAAAAAGCCATCACTGCTGCAGTTTGCTCATACTGGCACCAGCTGAACCCACATTTCAACCTGGGCGTGAACAGCCAGGCAAAGCCCAGGCCATGATGCTTCAGTAGAAGCACAAAGATTTATTGTATTGATCGCCAGAAGGTGCAGGGGGGTGGATGCTGGAGTGCTCTGAGCTACTGCCAGCCCACAAGCACCAGAAAATGAAGAGGATTCACTCCCAGAGGGGCAGGAAGGCTCAGGCTCAGAACCACAGCAAAAACTTGTTGCTCTGGGCCACCAGTTGCAGAAGGGCAACCTACTCAGCTCCCCGGGTCAGCCCAAAGcagggggagagcagcagggaacacTTACACTTCACAGCCTGGCACACCTGGAAGGCCATGTGCCGTACTTGGTGGATGGGGTAAGGCAGGTAGTTGTTATCCTTCAGGAAATCAAAggtgctgagccccagcagctcgAAGGAGATGCACATGTGGCCGTGGTAGTCAAACCAGTCAAACATCCTGACGCACAGACTGACAGAAACATTCCAGttgggaacagctctgcaggcaccacTCACCCCTGCATCAggctcctccttcccctgctcagtCTGTATCTCACAGCAAGCCAAGATGCTTCCAAAACTATCTAGGATCATGTTCAACCACACAACACCAAGCCCCCCTTCCACCCCAGCCCTGAAACCAGCCCTTCCTGCTGAACACCACGAGCACACTCACTTGGTGTTCTCGGGATCCTTCTCGTTGATTTTCTCCAGCACGTTGATTTCCAGTCGAGCAGCCTCTTTGTATTTCTCTACGTTTTTAATGATTTTCAGAGCAACACGTGCACCACCCCTGCGGGAGAAACAGCGAGAAAGCACAAGGTGAGCCCTGAGCAGGTAAGAGGGGCTGTGCCCTGTGAAGGGACCTTCTGACCAGCCTGCCTTGCCCAAGCAGGTTGTTATTAAGGGGTGTCCACCAAAGGTGTCCCCTTCCCTCCCTACAAAACAGCCCCGAAGCTTCCCCCAGCAACACAAAGAGGGcgagagcctggagcagcacagaacatTGAAAACCAAGAGACTGATTTTCACCCCGGGCTCCTACATTATGCCCAGAAGGCTCCGTTGCCAGCTGTGGTCCCCCCTTTCCCCACGTACCTCCGGTGATCCATGCACTGCACCACTCTGCCGAACGTGCCTTCCCCCAGGGTGCTGATAATCTCAtctgggagggagagaaggagagggaaggagctgagagAGGGAGCAGGACCTGGCTGCAGCGATacacagggcagaggagaaTGCATTGCAACACCTAACCTGCACACAGCTGGAGAGACCGGAGCAGCGGAAGGCTGACACCGGCTGCACAAGGCAGCTGCCCTAATTCCCTGGCACTTCAGTAACAATACACAATATAAACGTAGCTTTAacaaaaggggaaggaaaaggagagggttTCTCTTtaataaacaatgaaaataaaatgaaacagaaagataAGACAGATCTGCGACTGCGATGGGAGCTTAACTAGAGAGCTAAATTATGTTACGATTTGGCTGTACATCTTTCTTGTAGCCAGTCGCCGACGCGATAGATCAGATGCCCCTCGTCGTCGTCCTCCACACTCTTggcccttctgctgctctgtcGACTCCGCTGCTGGCCCAGGCAGACAGGGAATTCATCATTCACCAATCAGATTTTCAAACCAGCGCAGCAGCCAGCGTCACGCATTGGTTGGTTTGGAAATTCACATGGTTGTTTGAGGAGGGGTTGCAGGAGGAGATTCCCAGCCAATTCATACGGCACAGAGGAATATATAACGATAGGGATATTGCAAGGGAACATGTCAAGATACAACACACtagctcagaaaagaaaaaaacagtttgcTTTTCgttgtagcaaaaaaaaaaataaaaaaaagaaaaaaaaaaagaaaaagaaaaaaataagaaaaaaataagaaaaaaaagaacctaCAAACAGCCCCAACCCGAACCAGTGCgacagcagagctgtcagagtgagggagctgaggggcaCGGAAAGGACTGGCTGCTCTCGCTCCCACGGGGGCTCAGAGAGGAACAGCACCGGCCTTCGGGTCCTGGGGACTGCCTGAGCACGCCGAGGGCCAGAGGCCACGGGGAGGAGCTCCCCGGCCCCACGGGCGTCgcacagcaggggcagcaggaggcaggtGCTGGCTGGGAGGTCCTGCACGAGCCCAGGCTGCCCCCACAGGCACCCCTATCCCACTCCAATAACCGCCCACacagcttcccccagccccgACACTCAGGGAAAGATGAACTCCGagatttcagaaaagcagcctTGGATACAATGATCCATCCAAAACGGAAAGTTCGCGGTGACTGCCTGGGGAAAGACGGACACTTCTTCCTAGACCCTCCCCCAAAGAAGCTGATCCTGGAAGGACTAACTTccagaagagaagcagaacccaacagggaacagggacagccctgggatgAGGCAGATAAGAGGTTTatgctggagaagagaaaactcCTGCCTTTGGTTCCTCAGCTAAGTATCCCCATACCTTTGAGCAACCAGCCGGCAGACTCGGGACCCAAATCCAGCCCCCAATCCCCTCCCTGGACACAGAGCCAGAACAGACCAGACAACACTGAGAGctccacacacagagcagagaatgtGTCTGGGGTCTAACAGAAGTGGAAGGTGAACAGCAGAACGGACAAGAAGAGAAAGCCAGGGATGCTTCCGGGAAGAGCCTGGGATGGTTCTGCCTCCACCTGAGCCGAGCGCTCCAAAAGCTCTGCTCCTCCGCAAAGCCCACATCAGCTGGGCCCACCCAGGAGGatcctgctctggagcagggccTAACCCTCAGAGCCAGGGCCCGAAACAGGGACCACAGGGGCAGTCACCTGTCACAGGCTCTCTGGGACTGGGACCAGCTGAGCGCTGGCTGTTCGAGCCTTGCACCaatcctgcctggctggggctccTACGCAGCGCTCCGTGAGCGCCACTGAACGGGAGCGGATGCAGCACCACCCTGGGGACCCGCCAGCCTCGCGGGGCACTCCTGTCCTCCCACCTGAGAGAGGGCCCGAGCCACCCGTGCCCAGCTGGCACGGGGCGGCGCCAGCCACGGCGCACAGGGACGCAGGGCAGCAACGCTCTGCACCAAAACTCctccaaaacacacacacagctcaaGCCGACTCCGAGACAGCGTTTAGAAAGTGAGTTTTCTACTTACCCAGCTCAGCacctgggagagagaaaggtTACAGGGCAGGCGCGGCACAGCAGGATACTCACCGATGAGGAGCGGCTAAAGGACCGGCTGCGGCGCCGCCTCCGCCTGTGCTTACGCCGGCTGCTTTTGCAGCTGCGGTAGCTGCCCTCGCGGTCCCGGGAGCGCCGGTACTCGTAGGAATGTCGGTACTCGGGCTCGTAGTAGGCGTCGCCCCGCTCGCGGCTGTAGTCGTTGCGCCGGTAGCTGTCACAGTAACGCCGGTCGTAGGCCCTTCGGTCTGCAGAGTGGTCGTCGTAGCTGGGCACGGGGATGCGGAGAGGGGACGGGTGTTAATGGCTCTGCTACCCCAAACGGTGTAAAATGAGCAAGATGGCTTCTGGGGTAGTGTTGGAAATGggaaaaggtttaataaaaggcaaaataacaaagctcttAGAGAGAAAAACCGAGCCGGGGACAAGAGGTCCATGCTCCTGCTAAAACACTCCACAAAAAGGGttatttcctttgttctcttctttttgtaGTGAATTACTGTCCGACAAATTACCTAGGCTGGACCTCTTGCCTCCATCCAAACCTCCaggtttgaggtgaagtccctAAGGTCCTATGAGGTGTCTTTGTACCAAACtgggagagaaacttctgggcgTTTTGTCTTTTTAAGCAGACAAAGAATAATTTGGTCACTCTGTCAACAGGGAGCACATTCCTACATCGGGGAATGTTGAGGGGTTGGAATGGACTTGAAGATCATCATCACCTCTCACTAGACCAGACTGCCTtgtccagtctggccttgaacactgacAGGGTTGTGgcagccccatccaacctgtgTGCCAGTgtcctcaccaccctcacagggaagatcTTCCTCATGATTAGCCtaaattctctctctttcaaTTTGTACCCACtactccttgtcctgtcactacagttCCTCATGGagggtccctctccagcttccctgtaggCCCCTTTaatactggaaggtgctgtgaggtcttcacacaaccttctcttttccaggctggaaaactcTCCCAGCCCCAATTCTCTctcaaccttctcttctccaggctggaaaactCTCCCAGCCCCAATTCTCCCctcaaccttctcttctccaggctggaaaactctcccagctcccctcaaccttctcttttccaggctggaaaactcTCCCAGCCCCAATTCTCccacaaccttctcttctccaggctggaaaactCTCCCAGCTCCAATTCTCccacaaccttctcttctccaggctggaaaactCTCCCAgccccaattctctcagcctttctccaTGAGGAAGGTGTTCCAATCCTCTTAACAACTTCCcaccctcctctggacctgttCCAACAGTTCCAGATCCTTGTTATGTTGGGAACACCAAAACTTTTGCAGTGCTTTGAGGAGTGGGAGCCCAAGGCAAGAAGCCATGAACTGCCAACCCGTGGCATAACAAGGGGGACAGGAATCTGTGTCCCAGCCAGGtgagggacactgagggacacTCTGAGCTGAGGACCCCAGATCTTCCTGTACTGAAGGGATAAAAGCCCAGCAGTCCCTTGTTCAGGAGCTCTCCTTGAAGGCACCAGCTAGAGCTGTTACTCTGTAATTGCACCAAgattaaactatttttaaggACTGAGATGTCTGAGTCTCTGCTGTGAGaagccagggctgagccagtCAGGAAACTGGTCTGACTGGGAGTGTGGGTGTGCAGGGAGTCAAACAGGGCAAGCACTGGGTCACTGAAGCCACTGCTGTGAAGGGGCCTCAGTCCCAGCCCAGGCGGGGCAGTGGCACTGCCCGAGGGGCTCCTCGGTGTCACACAGGGAAGCTTCCCCAAGAGGGGAGCGAGGGGCTTTGGTGACAAGCGCTGCCCAGGCTGTGACAGCTCAGAGCAGGCCCAGGTCACGCGGAACCGGGGTGAGTATGGATGACTAGGCCatgattaagggactggagcatctctcttaatgagcagagactgtgggaggtctggagaagactgagaggaAATCTCATTACTGCACATCAGTATCTTCCAGGCAGGTGCCAGGATGGTGCCAGAcccttttcagtggtgcccagcaccAGGATGAGGAGCAAAACCATCAACTAAAACACACCACACTCTACCCCAACACAAGGAAATTGTTCCCAcggagggtggcagagcactggcacagctgcccagggtgaGCGTGGCACCTCCCTCTCTGGGgacatcccaaacccacctggacgTGTCCCTGTGCGCTGGGTGACCCCGGAGGTCCCTCCCGGCCCAGCCCCCGTGACTCTGCGCTCACCTCCGGGATCGGACGTGGTAGCTGTCCTCCCGCCGGTGCCGCCGGTCCCGCTCGCTGCTGCTGGACCGGGACCGCGTCCGCCGCCGCTTGTGCTTGCGGCTCCGGTAGCGCTCGTGGTAACTGCCGCGGCTGCTGCGCTCCGACGAGCGGTACCTTCGGGAGTGCGGCAtctgcggggacagcggggaccgTCACGGACCCGCGGGGagcccctggggacagcggggaccgTCACGGACCCGCGGGAACcccctggggacagcggggaccgTCACGGACCCGCGGGGagcccctggggacagcggggaccgTCACGGACCCGCGGGGagcccctggggacagcggggaccgTCACGGACCCGCGGGAACCgcctggggacagcggggaccgTCACGGACCCGCAGGAACcccctggggacagcggggaccgTCACGGACCcgcggggacagcagggactccatggggacagcagggactccatggggacagcagggactcCATGGGGCACCCATGGGGTCAGCAGGGACCCTGTGAGGTCACCCGGGACCCTGTGAGGCACTTGCGGGGTCAGCAGGGACCCCACGAGGACAGCAAGGACCCCGTGAGGcacctgtggggacagcagggactccgtggggacagcagggacagtaAGGCAGCCATGGAGACAGCAGGGACCCCATGAGGCAcccgtggggacagcagggacactgtgAGGATAGCAAGGACCCTGGGAAGCCCCtatggggacagcagggacccCGTGAGGATGGCAGGGACCCTGTGAATCCCCtatggggacagcagggacagtgaggcacccgtggggacagcagggaccccgtggggacagcagggactgTGAAGCCCCTATGGGGACAGCAAGGACCCCATGAGGATGGCAGGGACCCTGGGAAGCCCCTATGGGGACAACAGGGACCCTGTGAGGATGGCAGGGACCCTGTGAATCCCCtatggggacagcagggacagtgaggcacccgtggggacagcagggaccccgtggggacagcagggactgTGAAGCCCCtatggggacagcagggacccCGTGAGGATGGCAGGGACCCTGTGAATCCCCTATGGGAACAGCAGGGACAGTGAGGCAcccgtggggacagcagggacccTGTGAGGCAcccgtggggacagcagggcagcaTTAACAGCTGCACGGGACAGGAACCCAATGTGTATGGCTGCCAAGGGGATCTGAGAGATCCCAGAGCCCCGCAGGACAGGGGGAGACCCCCCTGGTCATCCTGCCCCGTTCCCTTTCCCAGGTTTGTATCCCTCCTCCAcacctgtccccagtgcccccagctccaggagcagccttTGCACCTTTTCCCTcgaggctgcccaggaaggaggggagcagctccagggaaggtgAAATGAAGCCCTGGGTACCACCAGAGCCCCTGGGCAACGTGAGAAATGGATTTACAGAAAACCCCTCCAAGCCTGACAGACCTTTCAAAAGGCGGCCTCGCAAATGAGActctggagaaataaaactatGAAAGATGCACTGGAGTGGGACCCACGAGGGGTAACCTGAAGTTATTtgctttaaggcatttacagcatggtgtggctaAAGCCGGCAAGCCAAAAACGATTAGGATGTATGGTAATTAAGAAATAGTTCATTCCTGATTGTGATGGcatgaattataacatctgtacTGTCTCACCCTTCATGTGAGGCTGAGAATAGAATCAAAGTTCTTtaaaaacacctctcagttgcccctCGCTGGGTCAGAAAAAGGCTCAATCCAGCAATGCGtgcccagagagcagctcctcaAGAGATGCCTTGGGTTGACAGCCAAGTGACATCTACCCCGGGCCACAGGggtggggaagggtctgggggTATTTGGTCTGCTCAGCTGGAACTCGGGAGAGATCTCAGggggctgcagcttccccaggagGGACAGCTCTGGTCTCTGCTCcgtgtgacagtgacagcaccccagggaatggctggagctgggtcaGCGAGGTTTAGGATGGattatcaggaaaaggttttccccagagggtgctggcattgcccaggctccccagggaatgggcacagccccagggctgccagagctccaggagggtttggacaatgctcccagggatgcccaggctgggatccttggggtgtcctggggaaGGACATCAGGACTTGCTGATGCCTGTGgatccctcccagctcaggagattGGTGACACACGTCCCTGTGTCCACGGAGAACCAGCCAGGAGCAAACCCTCCCTTCCCAAGGACATcaacagagccctgcagagcctcagctctgcccctctggAGAGGCCGGAGCCAAAGGACATCAACAGAACCTTGCAGACCCtcaggggctcagctctgcccctctggagaggctggagccaAAGGGATCCAAAGGACATcaacagagccctgcagcccctcaggggctcagctctgcccttctgGAGAGGATGGAGCCAAGGGGATCCAAAGGACATCAACAGAGCCCTGCAGACCCCCaaagggctcagctctgcccctctggACAGGATGGAGCCAAAGGACATCACCAGAGCCCTGCAGACCCtcaggggctcagctctgcccctctggAGAGGATGGAGCCAAGGGGATCCAAAGGACATCAACAGAACCCTGCAgaccctcagctctgcccctctggagaggctggagccaAGGGGATCCAAAGGACATCAACAGAACCCTGCAgaccctcagctctgcccctctggagaggctggagccaAGGGGATCCCGAGGTGAGCTGGCACAGCGGGTGCAGCCCCTCAGACCCTGCCAGGCCGTGCTCCACAGCTCTCAAACGTTCCCCACGCGGATTCTGGTTCCAAGCACAATTCATGGAATCGTGGAATGTTAACGGGGAGGGAACTTCACGCTCATTCAGCCCCTCCCCCTGCCATAtgcagggccaccttccactagcccaggctgctccaagacCCCTCTGGCTGTAAAcgcccccgggccggggcagccccggcttCTGCGGGCAACCTGAGCCGGGGCCGCGAGAGAAGCCGGAGCTCCCTTCACCCCAAGAGCTCCCGTGGCAATTTCCCCCATCCAAAATGCCCCCGGCCGCGTCCCCGTCCCCGCCCAGCGCTGACATCACCGCCAGGGCTCGGACAGGCCGAACCGGCCCCGGCGGAGGGGTGATGGGGGTACGGGCCCGGTTCCGCCCGCACGGGGGGCTTTGCCCGGTTtccccccgagccccgcggtTCCCAGCCGCGGGCTGAAGGGAGCGCGAAGGCGGCGCTGGCGGCCCGCCAAGCGCCGGCTCCGCGGAACGAGCACCGGGGCTGCGTTCCGCAGCGGGGCTGGAACCGCTTTGGGGACGGTGATggcggccgcgccgggcgggGCCTCCGCCGAGCAGCGCCGGAAGCACCGGGACACCGGGAGAGATGGGTGGAGGGCGGGGCGGCCTCAGCGCGGAGGCCCCGACCCGGTCCCTCCGGGCCatccggccccgccgcccccgcggggACGCCCGGGCCGCCGATTCCcaccgcggccccgccgggaaCGACAAAccgggcccgccccgcgccgccctcACCGGCCGCGGCCTACCCACCCCGccccgggccgcgccgccccgccccgcgccgcgccgccacGCACCGTCCTCGCAGCCAGCCCGGTGCGCTTGTCCCACAGGAAATCCGTGATGGCGGCCGTGGGCCCCCGGGCCCCGCTCAgctcctgccgccgccgccgccgatCCGGGTCCTGCCAGCCCGCGGGGCCGCGCACGCACGTACGCGCTCACGTACGCACGCACGTAGGCGCGCGGAGCTGCGTCACACTAGGTGGGGCCGGTGGGCGGGGTTAGAGCCGAGGGGCGGGACAGGCTCCGCGCAGCGCCCTCTTTAAGCCACGCCCCCTTTCAGACCAAGCGGCGCGGGCTGGGCGAGGCCGTGGGGCGGGGCGAGATCCGAGGGGCGGGGCCGTGATAGATGGCCCCGCCCACCTCCTCCCCGAAGCCACACCTCGCCCTCCTGACGGCGGCGGGACGGAGGCGAGGGGCGGGGTCGATTAATGGGCGGGGCCTATGCTGAATCCCCGCCCATC
This window of the Motacilla alba alba isolate MOTALB_02 chromosome 25, Motacilla_alba_V1.0_pri, whole genome shotgun sequence genome carries:
- the CLK2 gene encoding dual specificity protein kinase CLK2 isoform X2, yielding MPHSRRYRSSERSSRGSYHERYRSRKHKRRRTRSRSSSSERDRRHRREDSYHVRSRSYDDHSADRRAYDRRYCDSYRRNDYSRERGDAYYEPEYRHSYEYRRSRDREGSYRSCKSSRRKHRRRRRRSRSFSRSSSRSRQSSRRAKSVEDDDEGHLIYRVGDWLQERYEIISTLGEGTFGRVVQCMDHRRGGARVALKIIKNVEKYKEAARLEINVLEKINEKDPENTNLCVRMFDWFDYHGHMCISFELLGLSTFDFLKDNNYLPYPIHQVRHMAFQVCQAVKFLHDNKLTHTDLKPENILFVNSDYELSYNLEKKRDERSVKSTAIRVVDFGSATFDHEHHSTIVSTRHYRAPEVILELGWSQPCDVWSIGCIIFEYYVGFTLFQTHDNREHLAMMERILGPIPSRMVRKTRKQKYFYHGRLDWDENTSAGRYVRENCKPLRRYLTSEAEDHHRLFDLIESMLEYEPSKRVTLAEALKHPFFDMLGMEPSTKMWDSSRDISR
- the CLK2 gene encoding dual specificity protein kinase CLK2 isoform X1, giving the protein MPHSRRYRSSERSSRGSYHERYRSRKHKRRRTRSRSSSSERDRRHRREDSYHVRSRSYDDHSADRRAYDRRYCDSYRRNDYSRERGDAYYEPEYRHSYEYRRSRDREGSYRSCKSSRRKHRRRRRRSRSFSRSSSQRSRQSSRRAKSVEDDDEGHLIYRVGDWLQERYEIISTLGEGTFGRVVQCMDHRRGGARVALKIIKNVEKYKEAARLEINVLEKINEKDPENTNLCVRMFDWFDYHGHMCISFELLGLSTFDFLKDNNYLPYPIHQVRHMAFQVCQAVKFLHDNKLTHTDLKPENILFVNSDYELSYNLEKKRDERSVKSTAIRVVDFGSATFDHEHHSTIVSTRHYRAPEVILELGWSQPCDVWSIGCIIFEYYVGFTLFQTHDNREHLAMMERILGPIPSRMVRKTRKQKYFYHGRLDWDENTSAGRYVRENCKPLRRYLTSEAEDHHRLFDLIESMLEYEPSKRVTLAEALKHPFFDMLGMEPSTKMWDSSRDISR
- the CLK2 gene encoding dual specificity protein kinase CLK2 isoform X3; this encodes MDHRRGGARVALKIIKNVEKYKEAARLEINVLEKINEKDPENTNLCVRMFDWFDYHGHMCISFELLGLSTFDFLKDNNYLPYPIHQVRHMAFQVCQAVKFLHDNKLTHTDLKPENILFVNSDYELSYNLEKKRDERSVKSTAIRVVDFGSATFDHEHHSTIVSTRHYRAPEVILELGWSQPCDVWSIGCIIFEYYVGFTLFQTHDNREHLAMMERILGPIPSRMVRKTRKQKYFYHGRLDWDENTSAGRYVRENCKPLRRYLTSEAEDHHRLFDLIESMLEYEPSKRVTLAEALKHPFFDMLGMEPSTKMWDSSRDISR